In one Lolium rigidum isolate FL_2022 chromosome 3, APGP_CSIRO_Lrig_0.1, whole genome shotgun sequence genomic region, the following are encoded:
- the LOC124700349 gene encoding cortical cell-delineating protein-like: MASKCPACFPALFLALNLLLVAGVRGQSPSTGGNPCPTNALADLKVCADVLVLLKLKINVPANQQCCPMIGQLVKLDVAACLCAAIKLSVLGIPINLPLDVPLVLNYCGRNASAAGANCS, translated from the coding sequence ATGGCATCCAAATGCCCAGCTTGTTTCCCGGCGCTCTTCCTGGCGCTGAACCTCCTCCTGGTCGCCGGCGTCCGCGGCCAGAGCCCGTCGACCGGCGGCAACCCGTGCCCGACGAACGCGCTGGCGGACCTCAAGGTGTGCGCCGACGTGCTGGTActtctcaagctcaagatcaacgTGCCGGCGAACCAGCAGTGCTGCCCGATGATCGGGCAGCTCGTCAAGCTCGACGTCGCCGCCTGCCTCTGCGCAGCCATCAAGCTCAGCGTCCTCGGCATCCCCATTAACCTGCCGCTCGACGTGCCCCTCGTCCTCAACTACTGCGGCCGGAACGCCTCCGCCGCCGGGGCCAACTGCTCGTGA
- the LOC124700348 gene encoding cytochrome c oxidase assembly protein COX11, mitochondrial-like: MPPLPRLLHRHLALPLARRHSPLHPWPPAADAFLSRGLASSSSSAAAAAAAAGREKSSRRTLGYLLGVAAAMVGASYAAVPLYRRFCQATGYGGTVQRRESVEEKISRHTREGTTPQREIIIQFNADVADGMPWKFIPTQREVKVKPGESALAFYTAENRSSAPITGVSTYNVAPMKAAIYFNKIQCFCFEEQTLLPGEQIDMPVFFYIDPEFETDPKMDGVNNIVLSYTFFKVKE, from the exons ATGCCTCCGCTCCCCAggctcctccaccgccacctcgcccTCCCGCTGGCCCGCCGCCACTCCCCTCTCCACCCGTGGCCGCCCGCGGCCGACGCCTTCCTCTCTCGCGggctcgcctcctcctcctcctccgccgccgccgcagctgccGCGGCGGGCCGGGAGAAGAGCTCTAGGAGGACCCTGGGGTATCTTCTCGGCGTGGCGGCCGCTATGGTCGGCGCCTCCTACGCCGCCGTCCCGCTCTACCGCCGGTTCTGCCAGGCGACGGGATACGGCGGCACCGTTCAGCGCCGCGAG agtgtagaggaGAAGATCTCCCGGCATACTCGAGAAGGAACCACACCACAAAG GGAGATAATTATCCAATTTAATGCTGATGTTGCTGATGGAATGCCTTGGAAGTTCATTCCTACACAGAGAGAG GTGAAGGTTAAACCTGGTGAAAGTGCTCTTGCATTTTATACTGCTGAGAACCGCAGTTCAGCTCCAATTACTGGTGTGTCCACGTATAATGTTGCTCCAATGAAG GCCGCGATCTACTTCAATAAAATACAATGTTTCTGCTTTGAGGAGCAAACACTTCTTCCAGGGGAGCAGATTGACATGCCG GTATTCTTCTACATTGATCCTGAGTTTGAGACAGACCCCAAAATGGACGGGGTAAACAACATAGTTCTTTCCTATACATTCTTCAAGGTGAAAGAGTAG
- the LOC124700347 gene encoding cysteine-rich receptor-like protein kinase 10 — MGIILLLLLSSITPFQVAADVFCDNVKVAAATLVNKTSSSPTHFAITTFGHAPDVVYALAFCRGDIVDDSTCADSVTNTFRKVQSLMPSGVECFRGFYFYSDCILLYSSDNMLAASPTTVGALGDGGLPFERWNVKNVTGDVPLITGLIHDLRVETVEKAANATPKRFATGVMDSGTSFPKVYSLSQCTPDLSAGDCLACLRRLLGTINSTMALRMGGQMGVVRCYFRFEASKFYEGEPMLALGPPSPAPTPNEHKSNKLWAIPIVLVPLAAAALFLCVFLYSRRLTKQRKGKVLRLQGFGRFQGSEGVEQLVWRTKNSDFSMFDFEQLLEATNNFSEENKLGQGGFGAVYKGKFPDGLDIAVKRLASHSGQGFTEFKNEVQLIAKLQHSNLVRLLGCCSQEEEKILVYEYLPNKSLDFFIFDAKRRALLDSSKLVAIIEGIAHGLLYLHKHSRLRVIHRDLKPGNILLDNEMNPKISDFGLAKISTSNNNEGNTTRRVVGTYGYMAPEYASEGIFSIKSDVFSFGVIIFEILSGIRNSGNTQCGDFINMLGYAWQLWKEGRWIDLVDATLVPNIHLAKMMRYINIALLCVQASAADRPTMEVVVAMFRSDTMSIAEPMQPAYFNLRAGNGELATATEPCSINDITISVIIGR, encoded by the exons ATGGGGATCATCCTGCTTCTCCTACTCAGCAGCATCACGCCGTTCCAGGTGGCCGCCGATGTATTCTGCGACAACGTAAAGGTCGCCGCGGCCACGCTCGTTAACAAAACCTCCTCTTCCCCGACGCACTTCGCCATCACCACCTTCGGCCATGCCCCCGATGTCGTCTATGCGCTAGCCTTCTGCCGCGGCGATATCGTGGATGACTCCACCTGCGCCGACTCCGTGACCAACACGTTCCGCAAAGTGCAGAGCCTTATGCCATCTGGAGTGGAGTGCTTCAGGGGCTTCTACTTCTACTCCGACTGCATCTTGCTCTACAGCTCCGATAACATGCTCGCGGCCTCCCCAACTACCGTGGGAGCATTGGGCGACGGGGGGCTGCCCTTCGAGAGGTGGAACGTCAAGAACGTCACCGGCGACGTGCCCCTCATCACCGGCCTCATCCACGACCTGCGGGTCGAAACAGTGGAGAAGGCGGCCAACGCGACGCCCAAACGGTTTGCCACGGGCGTTATGGACAGCGGCACTAGCTTCCCGAAGGTCTACTCCTTGTCGCAGTGCACGCCGGACCTCTCCGCCGGGGACTGTCTGGCGTGCCTGCGTCGTCTCCTCGGCACGATCAACTCCACCATGGCCCTGCGCATGGGAGGACAGATGGGTGTCGTTCGGTGTTATTTCAGGTTCGAGGCGTCTAAGTTCTACGAGGGCGAACCCATGCTAGCTCTTGGGCCGCCATCGCCAGCTCCAACTCCTAATGAACACAAGAGTAA CAAGCTGTGGGCAATTCCCATAGTTCTAGTTCCTCTAGCGGCAGCAGCATTATTTCTCTGCGTCTTCTTATACTCCCGTCGGCTCACAAAGCAACGAAAAG GTAAAGTGTTGCGATTACAAGGATTCGGGCGCTTTCAGGGTTCGGAAGGAGTAGAACAACTAGTTTGGCGAACGAAGAATTCAGATTTCTCAATGTTTGACTTTGAACAGCTACTAGAGGCTACAAATAATTTCTCAGAAGAAAACAAACTGGGGCAAGGTGGCTTTGGCGCTGTCTACAAG GGCAAGTTTCCTGATGGATTGGATATAGCAGTTAAGAGACTTGCTTCACATTCAGGACAAGGTTTCACAGAGTTCAAAAATGAAGTCCAACTCATAGCCAAACTCCAGCATAGCAATTTGGTTAGGCTCCTGGGGTGTTGCTCTCAGGAAGAGGAGAAAATattggtgtacgaatacttgccaAACAAAAGCTTGGATTTCTTCATCTTTG ATGCGAAAAGAAGAGCTTTACTGGATTCGTCCAAACTTGTAGCAATAATTGAAGGAATAGCTCATGGACTTCTTTACCTACATAAGCACTCCCGGCTGCGTGTCATACATCGAGATCTTAAACCAGGCAATATTCTACTAGACAATGAAATGAATCCTAAGATTTCAGATTTTGGTCTAGCAAAAATATCGACCTCAAATAACAACGAAGGAAACACTACAAGAAGAGTGGTTGGTACATA TGGATACATGGCCCCTGAGTATGCTTCGGAGGGCATCTTCTCTATTAAATCCGACGTCTTCAGCTTTGGTGTTATTATCTTTGAGATCCTTAGCGGAATACGGAATTCTGGAAACACACAATGTGGAGATTTCATCAATATGCTTGGATAT GCATGGCAATTATGGAAAGAGGGAAGGTGGATTGATCTTGTTGATGCCACATTGGTTCCTAACATTCACTTGGCAAAGATGATGAGGTACATTAACATAGCATTGTTATGTGTACAAGCGAGTGCAGCAGATCGACCAACCATGGAAGTTGTTgtagcaatgttcagaagtgacaCTATGAGCATTGCTGAGCCTATGCAACCGGCTTATTTCAATCTTAGGGCGGGAAATGGAGAGTTAGCCACCGCTACTGAGCCTTGTAGCATTAATGATATAACCATATCTGTCATAATTGGTAGATAG